One Planctomycetota bacterium DNA window includes the following coding sequences:
- the grxD gene encoding Grx4 family monothiol glutaredoxin, whose amino-acid sequence MDDATKQKIESYIKDNRVMLFMKGTPTFPQCGFSGQVVAILKHHGAQFGACNVLEDMNIRQGIKEFANWPTIPQLYVEGQFIGGCDIVTEMHQNGELKSLLEGAESGS is encoded by the coding sequence ATGGATGACGCCACCAAACAGAAAATCGAATCCTACATCAAGGACAACCGCGTCATGCTCTTCATGAAGGGCACGCCGACCTTCCCCCAATGCGGATTCAGCGGCCAGGTCGTCGCCATCCTCAAACACCACGGCGCCCAGTTCGGCGCCTGCAACGTCCTCGAAGACATGAACATCCGCCAGGGCATCAAGGAATTCGCCAACTGGCCCACCATCCCCCAACTCTACGTCGAAGGCCAATTCATCGGCGGCTGCGACATCGTCACCGAAATGCACCAGAACGGCGAACTCAAATCACTCCTCGAAGGCGCCGAATCCGGCTCGTAA
- a CDS encoding BolA/IbaG family iron-sulfur metabolism protein, translating to MNEMIADLIRQSLPDATVHVVSPDGVHFQALVISAAFEGQPLVRQHQTVMAALKDDFDSERVHALALKTFTPEKWRQNQHLYAQLTREESKNG from the coding sequence ATGAACGAAATGATCGCCGATCTCATTCGCCAATCCCTCCCCGATGCGACCGTCCACGTCGTCAGCCCCGATGGCGTCCACTTTCAGGCCCTCGTCATCAGCGCCGCCTTCGAAGGCCAGCCCCTCGTGCGACAGCATCAGACCGTCATGGCCGCCCTCAAGGACGACTTCGACTCCGAACGCGTCCACGCCCTGGCCCTCAAGACCTTCACCCCCGAAAAATGGCGGCAAAACCAGCACCTTTACGCACAGCTTACCCGCGAGGAATCCAAAAATGGATGA